Proteins encoded in a region of the Vibrio ponticus genome:
- a CDS encoding efflux RND transporter permease subunit, whose protein sequence is MIKLAEFAIRQRTFLLFFTALSIIAGIYSYFDLGKLEDPSFTVKTAVVVTLYPGASAEEVELQVTDTIETKLQEMGELNRLRSLSRPGMSMVFVDLKESLNSEHLPQQWDLLRRKVNDVKLQLPSTAQISIVQDEFSEVYGMLFAIHSQDAKPEELRRYAEELQRRIKTVDGIKKVELHGVQPRTVYIDMPDERLAQYGVSFAQVWNQLSTQNMTYEAGKFDAGSERIRVHQGSQFQSLDDIRNLVIKGGVSEFGTGLVRLGDVADIRMGYQTPALTENRYNGEPSVTLAVSPVNGINVVSLGDTIRAIIDDYQASLPLGVQISTVAYQPDEVQKSIDNFVGNLLESVAIVFVVLLIFMGFKSATIVGGSLLLTILLTLIFMNINQIDLHRVSLGTFILALGMLVDNAIVITDMMIAKLNKGIERTQAALESVKETALPLFGATVIAIMGASPVLFSKTDAAEFSASVFSIIASSLLLSWLVAMTFTLLMCWLFINPSKGKDESKVSRYKQLVGWTVDNPKKALTTLIPLVVVTAVLVPYVSVNFIPQSDRPIVFFDYWLPNGAKIEQTSADMKKVEQWLFEQPEVTSIASSIGASVPRFSVTVEPEPLDPAYGQILVNTTDYHAISALVERGDAWVKQQFPDARPRFRSLKLATTDKYSVEARFSGPDQAVLHQLAEQAKTIMASHPDAKYVRDDWRQQSKLLEPIINQERARRAGINRADIAFAMKRASDGMPLGRMKLNDELIPIQLRSTEQTMASLESIPVKSLLGLHSVPLGQVVDGFELRAEESMIWRRDRVKTITAQAGVSRSTTPAKVRNAIKADIEAIELPPGYSMEWGGEYYDEHKAVSDILQQLPKALLIMVIILVAMFNGFKQPAIILATIPLAATGATFALLLFNKPFGFMALIGAITLMGMIIKNGIVLMDQIELERRNGRQLSDAIKEATINRTMAISMGALTTALGMIPLLSDLLFDQMAATIIGGLAAATVLSLFIMPALYRLAYQETLPAAQTLDTPVSVAGTDSKPV, encoded by the coding sequence ATGATTAAGTTGGCTGAATTTGCAATTCGTCAAAGAACGTTTTTGCTCTTTTTTACTGCCCTGAGCATCATTGCAGGGATCTACTCCTACTTTGATCTAGGCAAGCTTGAAGACCCAAGCTTTACCGTTAAGACGGCAGTGGTGGTTACGCTCTATCCGGGCGCTTCTGCTGAAGAAGTCGAACTGCAAGTAACAGATACTATCGAAACCAAGTTGCAAGAAATGGGCGAGCTGAATCGCTTACGTTCTCTTTCGAGACCGGGTATGTCGATGGTGTTTGTCGATCTTAAAGAGAGCCTAAATTCAGAGCATCTGCCTCAACAGTGGGATTTACTGCGACGTAAGGTGAATGATGTCAAATTGCAGCTCCCAAGCACGGCTCAGATCAGCATAGTGCAAGATGAGTTCTCAGAAGTGTATGGAATGCTGTTTGCTATTCACAGTCAAGATGCCAAACCCGAAGAGTTACGCCGTTATGCTGAGGAACTGCAACGACGTATCAAAACCGTTGATGGCATCAAGAAGGTGGAACTGCACGGCGTACAACCGCGTACTGTTTACATCGATATGCCTGACGAACGCCTCGCACAATATGGCGTCTCCTTTGCACAAGTATGGAATCAACTCAGCACACAAAATATGACGTATGAGGCGGGTAAGTTTGATGCCGGAAGCGAGCGCATTCGCGTACATCAAGGTAGCCAGTTTCAGTCATTAGACGATATTCGCAATTTGGTAATCAAAGGTGGTGTAAGCGAGTTTGGCACTGGACTGGTCCGTTTAGGCGATGTGGCGGATATTCGCATGGGTTACCAAACGCCCGCGTTGACTGAAAATCGCTATAACGGTGAGCCTTCGGTGACATTAGCGGTGAGCCCAGTCAATGGCATTAATGTGGTTTCTCTGGGAGATACCATTCGGGCGATCATTGATGACTATCAAGCCTCTTTACCTCTTGGCGTGCAGATCTCCACCGTGGCTTATCAACCGGACGAAGTGCAGAAGTCGATCGATAATTTTGTCGGCAACCTGTTAGAAAGTGTCGCGATTGTCTTTGTCGTCCTGCTTATTTTCATGGGCTTTAAAAGTGCCACAATCGTGGGTGGCAGTTTACTACTGACCATTTTACTGACGTTGATATTCATGAATATCAATCAGATTGACTTACACCGAGTTTCGTTAGGGACCTTTATTCTCGCTCTGGGCATGTTGGTGGATAACGCGATTGTGATCACCGATATGATGATTGCTAAGCTCAATAAAGGCATTGAGCGTACGCAAGCGGCACTGGAGTCGGTCAAAGAAACAGCACTGCCATTATTTGGGGCGACTGTTATCGCGATTATGGGTGCAAGCCCTGTGTTGTTCTCCAAGACTGATGCGGCTGAGTTTTCCGCTTCAGTATTCTCCATTATCGCTTCTTCATTGCTGTTGTCTTGGCTGGTGGCAATGACCTTTACGTTGTTGATGTGCTGGCTGTTTATTAATCCAAGTAAGGGCAAAGATGAGAGTAAAGTTTCTCGCTACAAACAACTGGTCGGTTGGACCGTCGACAATCCTAAAAAAGCACTGACAACGCTCATCCCTTTAGTAGTTGTGACTGCTGTATTGGTCCCTTATGTGTCGGTTAACTTCATTCCTCAGTCCGACCGCCCAATCGTATTTTTCGATTATTGGTTACCCAATGGAGCTAAGATAGAGCAGACCTCAGCCGATATGAAAAAAGTCGAGCAGTGGTTATTTGAACAGCCGGAAGTGACGAGTATTGCAAGTAGCATCGGTGCTAGTGTGCCGAGGTTCTCGGTGACGGTAGAGCCAGAGCCGTTAGACCCAGCCTACGGACAGATCTTGGTCAATACCACCGATTACCACGCCATTTCTGCCTTGGTGGAACGAGGGGATGCGTGGGTAAAACAGCAATTCCCTGATGCGCGTCCACGTTTTCGCTCGCTGAAACTTGCCACAACGGATAAGTATTCGGTCGAAGCGCGTTTTTCTGGTCCTGATCAAGCGGTGCTACATCAATTGGCTGAACAGGCTAAAACCATTATGGCAAGCCACCCGGATGCAAAATATGTTCGTGACGATTGGCGTCAACAAAGCAAGTTGTTAGAGCCTATTATCAACCAAGAACGAGCAAGACGCGCCGGTATTAACCGGGCTGATATTGCTTTTGCCATGAAGCGAGCCTCTGATGGTATGCCGTTAGGACGAATGAAACTCAATGATGAGTTGATTCCGATTCAGTTGCGCAGCACAGAGCAAACTATGGCGTCGCTGGAATCTATTCCGGTCAAATCGTTACTTGGGCTTCATTCGGTGCCACTAGGACAAGTGGTCGATGGTTTTGAGTTGCGTGCAGAGGAGAGCATGATTTGGCGTCGCGACCGAGTGAAAACCATTACCGCTCAAGCTGGCGTTTCACGATCAACGACCCCTGCAAAAGTGCGCAACGCAATTAAAGCGGATATCGAAGCGATTGAATTACCGCCGGGTTACAGCATGGAGTGGGGCGGTGAGTACTATGACGAGCATAAAGCGGTGTCAGATATCTTGCAGCAACTGCCTAAAGCGCTACTGATTATGGTGATCATTTTAGTCGCAATGTTCAATGGCTTTAAGCAGCCAGCCATTATTCTAGCCACGATTCCGTTAGCGGCAACTGGGGCGACATTTGCACTGCTGTTATTTAACAAACCGTTTGGTTTTATGGCGCTGATTGGTGCAATAACTCTGATGGGGATGATCATTAAAAATGGCATTGTATTGATGGATCAAATTGAGCTTGAGCGTCGTAATGGTCGTCAGTTATCCGATGCGATTAAGGAAGCGACTATCAACCGTACTATGGCGATTTCGATGGGGGCACTAACCACTGCGTTGGGGATGATTCCGTTGTTAAGTGATCTGCTGTTTGATCAAATGGCAGCAACCATTATCGGTGGTCTTGCCGCGGCAACGGTGCTTTCGTTATTTATCATGCCTGCGCTGTATCGCTTAGCATACCAAGAGACTTTGCCTGCTGCGCAAACGCTCGATACGCCAGTCTCTGTGGCTGGAACAGATTCAAAGCCAGTGTAG
- a CDS encoding efflux transporter outer membrane subunit: MKHQPLKFALKLAPLALAVALSGCAVGPDYQVPTVTLAESYLYSADASPIDNDHWWLQFDDQTLNRLVKDLQQQNIPLKIAAERINMARSYQSVVESFKVPTVNIGAGYYNYQLSKNDSLMGPALNPIGDSVAGLPPQMGSAVMLDNQHDGAFVGASVMWEMDLFGRIEHQAQAAEIRVEQAEIYQSGLNTLVTADLVHNYIQYRGAQARTDLLKENIADQRKTLDLVQKVVASGYGSDLDLAQARAMLAATQSLLPQLEIAQQVHKQRLATLLGEPLSRIDQRLGVNSLDLSDAKTRVSIPSIEGGIPTGLPSELLQRRPDIRIAEREIAAINSELAASVANRYPKFFLTGAPGVSASSFDDLFSSDSFGWAGSVGMSWNVFDGGRGEALVEINDARLESAMLGYQHAVNGAITEVDSMLFAYGRSQENQQQIDEAVSSSQIALNKAKSLYKAGLVDHLTVLDAQRQHRMMLDRQLAAQLQTAQTTVGVYKSLGGDWKI; the protein is encoded by the coding sequence ATGAAACACCAACCGCTTAAATTCGCGTTAAAACTTGCTCCATTAGCCTTGGCTGTGGCTCTCTCTGGTTGTGCCGTCGGTCCGGATTATCAAGTACCCACAGTAACACTGGCAGAAAGTTATCTCTACAGCGCAGATGCGAGTCCGATCGACAACGATCATTGGTGGTTGCAGTTTGACGATCAAACTTTGAATCGCTTGGTTAAGGATCTACAACAGCAAAATATTCCGTTAAAGATCGCCGCTGAGCGCATCAATATGGCACGCAGTTATCAATCCGTGGTGGAATCATTCAAGGTTCCGACGGTCAATATCGGTGCGGGCTATTACAATTATCAACTGAGTAAAAATGACTCGCTCATGGGACCAGCACTTAATCCCATTGGTGACAGCGTAGCGGGCTTACCGCCACAAATGGGCAGTGCGGTGATGCTCGACAATCAGCATGACGGCGCCTTTGTTGGGGCATCGGTTATGTGGGAGATGGACTTATTCGGTCGCATTGAGCACCAAGCCCAAGCGGCTGAAATTCGGGTCGAGCAAGCTGAAATCTATCAAAGTGGGCTCAATACACTGGTAACTGCTGACTTAGTTCACAACTATATTCAATATCGCGGCGCGCAGGCGCGCACCGACTTGTTGAAAGAGAATATCGCCGATCAGCGTAAGACGTTAGATTTAGTACAGAAAGTGGTCGCCAGTGGCTATGGTTCAGACTTAGATCTGGCGCAAGCACGAGCGATGTTGGCGGCAACACAATCTTTGCTGCCACAACTTGAAATTGCCCAGCAGGTACACAAGCAAAGACTGGCGACTTTGTTAGGAGAGCCGTTGAGTCGCATTGATCAGCGTTTGGGCGTTAATAGTTTGGACCTTAGCGATGCAAAAACAAGGGTATCGATTCCTAGTATAGAAGGGGGGATTCCAACCGGTTTGCCTTCTGAGTTATTGCAACGACGCCCTGATATCCGTATTGCCGAGCGTGAAATTGCCGCAATTAACTCAGAACTTGCTGCGTCAGTCGCCAATCGTTATCCCAAGTTTTTCTTAACCGGCGCGCCGGGCGTATCGGCGAGCAGCTTTGATGATCTGTTTAGCAGTGATTCATTTGGCTGGGCTGGCTCGGTTGGCATGAGTTGGAATGTCTTTGATGGTGGTCGAGGTGAGGCGTTAGTTGAGATCAACGATGCGCGTTTAGAGAGTGCGATGTTGGGCTATCAGCACGCGGTGAATGGCGCGATTACCGAAGTGGATTCAATGTTGTTTGCTTACGGGCGCAGTCAAGAGAATCAGCAGCAGATTGATGAGGCGGTATCGTCATCTCAGATAGCGCTTAATAAAGCGAAATCGCTCTACAAGGCGGGGCTAGTGGATCACTTGACAGTATTGGATGCGCAAAGACAACATCGCATGATGCTCGATAGGCAACTTGCGGCTCAATTGCAAACTGCGCAAACCACGGTTGGCGTGTATAAATCGCTCGGGGGGGATTGGAAAATTTAG
- the nagA gene encoding N-acetylglucosamine-6-phosphate deacetylase — protein sequence MVMKAISAPRIFDGDNYHQDAALVWDGEHIHAIMPISALPTDIEHQHYADGLIAPGFIDIQVNGGGDVMLNNDITPTAMDTICKAHRTHGTAYLLPTLISSTPNEIAQALTAAEIAFEQRIPGVLGVHIEGPWINTAKKGAHNAELFYSPSIADLEDFPWPNNAKVLVTAATEKMSLEALNYLQQKGVIVSCGHSNATANELSNEKLSQVNGFTHLFNAMSPFEGREPGVVGTALNSDHAWCSIITDGIHVHPQSFLLAHKAKPPGKLLIITDAMATVGSKTNRFELDGQIIEVIDNKLVNAEGSLAGAHIGMDESVANVIEWGIAEQEALRMASTYPAQAMKSSDLGKLQPGYRAAATVLNSHYRSEAVLVDGQLM from the coding sequence ATGGTAATGAAAGCCATCTCAGCTCCACGAATATTTGATGGAGACAATTATCACCAAGATGCAGCGCTGGTGTGGGACGGTGAGCATATCCATGCCATTATGCCGATTAGCGCACTACCAACGGATATCGAGCACCAGCACTATGCTGATGGCTTAATTGCACCTGGTTTTATCGATATTCAAGTCAATGGTGGCGGTGATGTGATGCTCAATAACGACATCACGCCGACGGCTATGGACACAATTTGCAAAGCGCACCGAACCCACGGTACAGCTTACCTATTGCCAACGTTAATTAGTTCGACACCAAATGAAATCGCGCAGGCATTAACCGCCGCAGAGATCGCCTTTGAGCAACGTATCCCAGGAGTGCTCGGGGTGCATATTGAAGGCCCGTGGATCAATACCGCTAAGAAAGGGGCGCACAATGCTGAGCTGTTCTATTCACCAAGCATAGCCGATCTTGAAGATTTCCCTTGGCCAAACAATGCCAAAGTGCTCGTCACAGCAGCAACTGAAAAAATGTCTCTTGAAGCGCTTAATTACCTGCAACAGAAAGGCGTGATTGTCTCTTGCGGGCACAGTAATGCCACAGCCAATGAACTTAGCAACGAAAAGCTTTCACAGGTGAACGGTTTTACCCATTTGTTTAATGCCATGTCTCCTTTCGAAGGGCGTGAACCTGGGGTGGTAGGCACTGCTCTCAATAGTGATCACGCTTGGTGCTCGATTATTACAGATGGGATACATGTGCATCCACAAAGCTTTTTGCTGGCACACAAAGCCAAACCACCAGGCAAGCTGCTAATTATCACCGATGCAATGGCGACGGTTGGCAGCAAAACCAATCGCTTTGAGCTAGATGGGCAAATCATCGAAGTTATTGACAACAAATTGGTTAATGCTGAAGGGAGTCTCGCTGGGGCACATATTGGTATGGACGAGTCTGTTGCCAATGTGATTGAGTGGGGTATTGCAGAGCAAGAGGCTCTAAGAATGGCTTCAACTTATCCGGCGCAAGCTATGAAGTCATCTGACTTAGGTAAACTGCAACCAGGTTATCGCGCGGCAGCAACTGTGTTAAACAGCCACTATCGCTCCGAGGCAGTACTGGTCGATGGTCAGTTAATGTAA
- a CDS encoding N-acetylmannosamine kinase, which yields MATLAIDIGGTKIAIGLVENDAIVERRQFPTPIVQQAEHFAGTILEHATDWIGQFSRIGISTTGLVTEQGISAINPDTLAFPAPFPLAQALEKLTKLPVAMLNDAQAAAWYEYTQLDNNTKNMAFITVSTGVGGGIIINGQLHSGATGLAGHVGHFSIDPNGPHCGCGQIGCVEAIASGTAIKRFSDAQFTPNISNIELFSLAQSNPIANEIIEQSAKAIATLCCNLKATLDLDIVVLGGGVGLANTYLERVQQHIVARPKAFQVTVVPAKGDYDACLLGAAFQFNKEEIW from the coding sequence ATGGCAACATTGGCGATTGATATCGGCGGTACAAAAATCGCAATCGGGTTGGTAGAGAACGATGCTATTGTCGAGCGTCGCCAATTCCCAACACCAATCGTGCAACAAGCTGAGCACTTTGCTGGCACGATATTGGAACACGCAACTGACTGGATTGGTCAATTCAGCCGCATCGGTATTTCCACTACAGGCTTAGTCACAGAGCAAGGGATCTCAGCAATCAACCCAGATACCCTTGCCTTTCCAGCACCTTTCCCGCTGGCTCAAGCACTAGAAAAATTAACCAAATTGCCAGTAGCCATGCTTAATGATGCTCAAGCTGCGGCTTGGTATGAATACACTCAACTCGATAACAACACCAAAAATATGGCTTTTATCACCGTGTCGACGGGTGTTGGCGGCGGGATCATTATCAATGGTCAGTTACACAGTGGCGCAACAGGTTTAGCGGGTCATGTCGGACACTTTTCCATTGACCCCAATGGTCCTCATTGTGGTTGCGGTCAAATTGGCTGCGTCGAAGCGATTGCCTCCGGCACCGCTATCAAACGTTTCAGTGATGCGCAATTCACCCCAAACATCAGTAATATTGAATTGTTTAGCCTAGCGCAAAGCAACCCTATTGCTAATGAGATCATTGAACAAAGCGCCAAAGCGATTGCGACTCTTTGTTGCAATTTGAAAGCTACGCTTGATTTAGATATTGTCGTATTAGGCGGTGGTGTTGGATTAGCCAACACCTACCTCGAGCGCGTACAACAGCACATTGTTGCTCGTCCAAAAGCTTTTCAAGTTACCGTAGTGCCTGCCAAAGGTGACTATGATGCTTGTCTGTTAGGCGCGGCATTTCAGTTCAACAAGGAAGAAATATGGTAA
- a CDS encoding putative N-acetylmannosamine-6-phosphate 2-epimerase produces the protein MRTNNLNIKQLKESLHGQTVVSIQPVPDSPLEKTEFIVAMAQAAEQAGAKALRIEGVDNVKAVSQAVNIPIIAIVKRDLTDSPVRITPYLCDVASLAEAGATIIAFDATNRPRPESRDAIAQAIQASGCFAMADCSNFEDGLWANEVGVEIIGSTLSGYVGGEEPTEPDLQLVEQFSKAGFFTMAEGRYNTPELAAQAIAHGATAVTVGSALTRLEVMIGWFNAQTQKAGAH, from the coding sequence GTGAGAACAAATAATTTAAATATCAAACAGTTAAAAGAGTCACTCCACGGTCAAACGGTAGTGTCAATCCAGCCTGTTCCGGATAGTCCATTAGAGAAAACTGAGTTTATCGTGGCGATGGCACAAGCAGCAGAGCAAGCAGGTGCAAAAGCGTTGCGTATCGAAGGTGTCGATAACGTAAAAGCGGTGTCTCAGGCGGTAAATATACCAATTATCGCCATTGTTAAACGTGATTTAACGGACAGTCCTGTACGCATTACGCCTTATCTTTGTGACGTTGCTTCCTTAGCTGAAGCTGGCGCGACCATCATCGCCTTTGATGCGACAAATCGCCCTCGTCCAGAAAGCCGTGATGCGATAGCACAAGCGATTCAAGCATCAGGCTGTTTCGCCATGGCCGATTGTTCAAACTTTGAAGATGGTTTGTGGGCCAATGAAGTTGGCGTTGAAATCATTGGCTCAACTCTGTCTGGATACGTTGGCGGTGAAGAGCCTACTGAACCAGATTTGCAACTGGTCGAACAGTTTTCTAAAGCGGGTTTCTTTACTATGGCAGAAGGACGCTACAACACACCGGAACTTGCCGCGCAAGCCATTGCTCACGGCGCAACCGCAGTGACTGTCGGCTCAGCATTGACTCGACTTGAAGTAATGATCGGTTGGTTTAACGCACAAACTCAAAAGGCAGGAGCACACTAA
- a CDS encoding sialic acid TRAP transporter substrate-binding protein SiaP → MKAMNKITFAMLALGLSVSAQAATTLKMGMQPSVGSVEYNSAKLLADTIEELSNGEMKVAIYPSAQLGDDRAMLQQLSMGDLDITYAEFGRMGLWIPRAEAVMLPYVARDFEHLQTIFNSDFGKGVREEMLTKFNWRALDTWYNGTRETSSNRPLNSIEDFKGLKLRVPNAKANLNFARLSGASPTPMAFSEVYLALQTNAVDGQENPLPAIKTMKFYEVQANLAMTNHIVNDQMVIISETTWQGLSEEQREIVNKAVAKAGESHTAFVKKQEAELIEFFEAEGVTVTYPDLAPFREAMQPLYTEFEEKLGEPVVKKLAAM, encoded by the coding sequence ATGAAAGCCATGAACAAGATTACCTTCGCTATGCTTGCTTTAGGACTATCAGTATCCGCTCAAGCTGCGACTACGTTGAAAATGGGTATGCAACCATCAGTAGGTTCAGTGGAATACAACTCTGCAAAACTATTGGCAGACACCATTGAAGAACTTAGTAACGGTGAGATGAAAGTTGCGATCTACCCAAGTGCACAACTCGGTGATGACCGTGCAATGCTGCAACAACTATCAATGGGTGACCTAGATATTACTTATGCAGAGTTTGGTCGCATGGGTCTTTGGATCCCACGTGCTGAAGCGGTCATGCTTCCTTACGTAGCGCGCGATTTTGAGCACCTACAAACCATTTTTAACTCAGACTTCGGTAAGGGTGTACGTGAAGAAATGCTAACCAAGTTTAACTGGCGCGCGCTTGATACTTGGTACAACGGTACTCGTGAAACTTCTTCTAACCGTCCTCTTAACAGCATCGAAGACTTTAAAGGTCTAAAACTGCGTGTACCAAATGCGAAAGCAAACTTGAACTTTGCTCGTCTTTCTGGCGCGTCACCAACACCAATGGCGTTCTCTGAAGTTTACCTAGCGCTACAAACCAATGCGGTAGACGGTCAAGAAAACCCATTGCCAGCGATCAAAACCATGAAGTTCTACGAAGTTCAGGCGAACTTGGCGATGACTAACCATATCGTAAATGACCAAATGGTGATCATCTCTGAAACGACTTGGCAAGGTCTAAGCGAAGAGCAACGTGAAATCGTTAACAAAGCGGTAGCGAAAGCGGGTGAATCACACACTGCATTCGTTAAGAAACAAGAAGCCGAGCTAATTGAATTCTTCGAAGCTGAAGGTGTAACCGTAACGTACCCAGACCTAGCGCCATTCCGTGAAGCGATGCAGCCGCTATACACAGAGTTTGAAGAGAAACTAGGTGAGCCTGTAGTGAAAAAACTTGCAGCAATGTAA
- a CDS encoding TRAP transporter small permease — MELKMLRKIIDNIEEIITVPLMASLLAVLTWQIFTRWFLNSPSLWSEELARVLFMYMCMIGCSMAIKRGAHVNITFFSDKLPEKARIALILSLEFAVLLSIFAIIYLGYQYVQRTAFFELITLGISSKWQTYALPIGGCFMVFRQVQKMVGIAKQFSNSDKELVASDSQMAER; from the coding sequence ATGGAGCTCAAAATGTTACGCAAGATTATCGATAATATAGAAGAGATCATCACCGTACCGCTAATGGCTTCTTTGTTAGCGGTCCTTACATGGCAAATATTTACTCGTTGGTTTCTCAACTCTCCATCATTGTGGAGTGAGGAGCTCGCAAGGGTTCTATTTATGTACATGTGTATGATTGGCTGTTCAATGGCAATCAAACGCGGTGCTCACGTCAACATTACGTTTTTCTCTGACAAGTTACCTGAAAAAGCACGCATTGCTTTAATTCTTTCGCTTGAGTTTGCTGTTCTTCTATCGATTTTCGCCATTATTTATCTTGGTTATCAGTACGTTCAACGTACCGCGTTTTTTGAACTGATTACACTCGGCATTTCTAGTAAGTGGCAAACCTACGCATTGCCAATTGGTGGCTGTTTTATGGTGTTCCGTCAAGTGCAGAAAATGGTGGGTATTGCTAAGCAATTTTCCAATAGCGATAAAGAGTTAGTGGCATCTGATTCGCAGATGGCTGAGAGGTAG
- a CDS encoding TRAP transporter large permease produces the protein MATSIFGWLGLLFAGMPVGFSLIFVALLFLLLTGSTGINFAAQQMITGVDNFTLLSVPFFVLTGHLMNSAGITERIFNFAKAMVGHITGSLGHVNIMASLLFSGMSGSALADAGGLGQLEIKSMRDAKYDDDFSGGLTAASCIIGPLVPPSVPLVIYGVVSGTSIGALFLAGAVPGILCCLALMIMSYFICKKRGYMVLPKASGRERLVAFKEAFLSLLTPIIIIGGIFSGKFTPTEAAAVSSLYALFLGTVVYKQLTLAGFVEILKETVNNTAVVALMVMGVTVFGWIVAREQLPQMLADFFLSISDNPLVLLLLINLLLLFLGTFIESLALLLLLVPFLVPVAVSVGIDPVHFGVMAILNLMIGILTPPMGMALFVVARVGDIPFHVLTRGVIPLLVPLFIVLALVAIFPQFTLFLPELFLGYGQ, from the coding sequence ATGGCAACTTCTATTTTTGGTTGGCTAGGTCTGCTGTTTGCAGGTATGCCAGTGGGATTTTCCCTAATTTTCGTCGCGCTGCTGTTTCTTCTTCTAACGGGTAGTACGGGCATTAACTTTGCTGCGCAACAAATGATCACCGGTGTCGATAACTTTACTCTGTTATCTGTACCATTCTTCGTTCTAACCGGTCACTTAATGAATAGTGCGGGCATTACAGAACGTATCTTTAACTTTGCTAAAGCGATGGTGGGTCATATTACCGGTAGTTTGGGTCACGTAAACATCATGGCTAGCTTGTTGTTCTCGGGCATGTCAGGTTCTGCGTTGGCAGATGCGGGCGGTCTTGGCCAGCTTGAAATCAAATCAATGCGTGATGCGAAATACGATGACGACTTCTCAGGCGGTCTTACTGCTGCGTCTTGTATTATTGGTCCACTTGTACCACCGTCAGTTCCACTGGTAATTTACGGTGTGGTATCGGGCACCTCGATCGGCGCACTATTCTTAGCTGGTGCAGTACCAGGTATTCTTTGCTGTCTTGCTTTGATGATCATGAGTTACTTCATCTGTAAAAAGCGTGGCTACATGGTGCTGCCAAAAGCGAGCGGTCGTGAACGTCTCGTTGCGTTTAAAGAAGCTTTCCTGTCACTACTGACGCCAATCATCATCATCGGCGGTATTTTCTCGGGCAAGTTTACTCCGACTGAAGCGGCTGCAGTATCGTCACTGTACGCTCTGTTCTTAGGCACTGTGGTTTACAAACAGCTAACGCTAGCCGGTTTTGTTGAGATCTTAAAAGAGACCGTTAATAACACTGCGGTTGTAGCACTAATGGTAATGGGTGTAACCGTATTTGGTTGGATTGTTGCTCGCGAACAGTTGCCGCAAATGCTGGCTGACTTCTTCCTAAGCATCAGTGACAACCCACTAGTGCTGCTACTGCTGATCAACTTACTGCTGTTGTTCTTGGGTACCTTTATTGAATCACTAGCGCTGCTATTACTGCTGGTTCCATTCCTAGTGCCAGTGGCGGTGTCGGTTGGTATTGACCCTGTTCACTTTGGTGTAATGGCTATCTTGAACCTAATGATTGGTATCTTGACTCCGCCTATGGGCATGGCGTTGTTCGTGGTGGCAAGGGTTGGTGACATTCCTTTCCACGTGCTGACTCGCGGCGTGATTCCATTGCTAGTGCCACTGTTTATCGTACTTGCGCTAGTGGCGATTTTCCCTCAGTTCACTCTGTTCTTACCTGAGCTATTCCTCGGTTACGGACAATAA